The proteins below are encoded in one region of Amycolatopsis acidiphila:
- a CDS encoding GNAT family N-acetyltransferase has protein sequence MGWTVRRAVPADAARIAEINIDGWRAAYRGLIPDSYLDAMRHETVRERWATGLRSYAEPAAMFVAAGADSVVGSYAFVQAVREETDRHPVHATAELCAIYADPRRRGTGAGHAVHQAALGHLAAFGFRHAVLWVLTGNAPARRFYEAHGWKCDEVEKDLEIHGERTQEIRYSRPLQESRT, from the coding sequence ATGGGCTGGACGGTACGGCGCGCGGTCCCGGCGGACGCCGCGCGGATCGCGGAGATCAACATCGACGGCTGGCGCGCCGCCTACCGGGGCCTGATCCCGGACTCCTACCTCGACGCGATGCGTCACGAGACCGTCCGCGAGCGGTGGGCCACCGGGCTGCGCAGCTACGCCGAGCCCGCGGCGATGTTCGTCGCGGCGGGCGCGGACTCCGTGGTCGGGTCCTACGCGTTCGTCCAGGCCGTGCGCGAGGAGACGGACCGGCATCCGGTGCACGCCACGGCCGAGCTGTGCGCGATCTACGCGGACCCGCGCCGGCGTGGCACCGGCGCGGGGCACGCGGTGCACCAGGCCGCCCTCGGGCACCTCGCCGCGTTCGGCTTCCGGCACGCCGTGCTGTGGGTACTGACCGGCAACGCGCCGGCGCGGCGGTTCTACGAGGCACACGGGTGGAAGTGCGACGAGGTCGAGAAGGACCTCGAGATCCACGGTGAGCGGACCCAGGAGATCCGGTACTCGCGCCCGCTTCAGGAGAGCAGGACGTAG
- a CDS encoding ABC transporter permease: MTAELTEAPPKRRDILAAVFRFQSLFGLVLVFLAAVVYSPSKNGELLFLDSGNLFNVVRSISEIGILAVGMTLVILIGGIDLSVGSVLGLASVGSAVLLVNNDLGVVPVVLAVLAIGLGFGLLQGVAVARFRIQAFIVTLAGMQIARGLARIWSGGQGITITYGDAPGQAPAVFSLLGERTFDGLVPIPALIFIVVAALAVLLLRVSSFSRHVYAIGGNEKAARLSGVPVNRVKVLVFGICGLLAALAGIVHAGQLNFGGPNDGAMYELDAIAAVVIGGTSLSGGRGSVVGTVAGALLVGVLRNILALNNVDSNVQLLIIGLVIVLAAGLQRLRPASVS, encoded by the coding sequence ATGACCGCCGAGCTCACCGAGGCACCACCGAAGCGGCGCGACATCCTCGCGGCCGTGTTCAGGTTCCAGAGCCTGTTCGGGCTCGTGCTGGTGTTCCTGGCGGCCGTCGTGTACTCGCCGAGCAAGAACGGGGAGCTGCTGTTCCTCGACTCGGGGAACCTGTTCAACGTCGTGCGGTCCATCTCCGAGATCGGCATTCTCGCCGTGGGGATGACGCTGGTGATCCTCATCGGCGGGATCGACCTGTCGGTCGGCTCGGTGCTGGGGCTCGCGAGCGTCGGCTCGGCGGTCCTGCTGGTGAACAACGACCTCGGCGTCGTGCCGGTGGTGCTCGCCGTGCTGGCGATCGGGCTCGGCTTCGGCCTGCTGCAGGGCGTCGCGGTCGCCCGGTTCCGCATCCAGGCGTTCATCGTGACCCTGGCCGGGATGCAGATCGCCCGCGGGCTGGCCCGGATCTGGTCCGGCGGGCAGGGCATCACGATCACCTACGGCGACGCGCCCGGCCAGGCGCCCGCGGTGTTCTCGCTGCTGGGCGAGCGCACCTTCGACGGGCTCGTGCCGATCCCGGCGCTGATCTTCATCGTGGTCGCCGCGCTGGCGGTCCTGCTGCTGCGGGTCAGCTCCTTCTCCCGGCACGTCTACGCGATCGGCGGCAACGAGAAGGCCGCGCGCCTGTCGGGTGTGCCGGTGAACCGGGTGAAGGTCCTGGTATTCGGGATCTGCGGCCTGCTCGCGGCACTGGCGGGGATCGTGCACGCCGGGCAGCTCAACTTCGGCGGGCCCAACGACGGCGCGATGTACGAGCTCGACGCGATCGCCGCGGTCGTCATCGGCGGCACAAGCCTGTCCGGCGGGCGCGGGTCGGTCGTCGGCACGGTCGCCGGGGCGCTGCTGGTCGGCGTGCTGCGCAACATCCTGGCGCTCAACAACGTGGACTCGAACGTGCAGCTGTTGATCATCGGCCTGGTCATCGTGCTGGCCGCGGGCCTGCAGCGGCTGCGGCCCGCTTCGGTTTCCTGA
- a CDS encoding DNA-binding protein: MTIALEDVLAKAGLRIAAAEFLTLVEDAARRLVPPNPDPAHFFAPGQRQALAEAGLDLSPYHEDEPDYRARAVAAQAVLAESALTVSAAAGRLGIDPSRVRHRLAARRLTGWKDQGGWRLPAWQFTEDGVLPSLDAVLAAVPGDEPALVVAAFMTTKQDDLEIAGEAVTPRQWLLAGGDPRPVAALAGTLGTAF; this comes from the coding sequence GTGACAATCGCGTTGGAGGACGTGCTCGCCAAGGCGGGACTCCGGATCGCGGCCGCGGAGTTCCTGACCCTGGTCGAGGACGCGGCGCGTCGGCTGGTCCCGCCGAACCCCGATCCCGCGCACTTCTTCGCCCCCGGCCAGCGGCAGGCGCTCGCCGAAGCCGGCCTCGACCTCTCGCCGTACCACGAGGACGAGCCCGACTACCGGGCCCGCGCGGTCGCCGCGCAGGCCGTGCTGGCCGAGTCGGCGCTCACCGTCTCGGCCGCGGCGGGCCGGCTCGGCATCGACCCGAGCCGGGTCCGGCACCGGCTGGCCGCGCGGCGGCTGACCGGCTGGAAGGACCAGGGCGGCTGGCGGCTGCCCGCCTGGCAGTTCACCGAGGACGGCGTGCTGCCGAGCCTCGACGCGGTGCTCGCCGCCGTGCCCGGGGACGAGCCCGCGCTCGTGGTCGCGGCCTTCATGACCACGAAGCAGGACGACCTGGAGATCGCGGGCGAGGCCGTCACGCCCCGGCAGTGGCTGCTCGCCGGCGGCGACCCGCGCCCCGTGGCCGCACTCGCCGGCACGCTCGGCACGGCGTTCTGA
- a CDS encoding substrate-binding domain-containing protein: MTRKSAIVLGACVLLAACGTTHENTGAAGPSSAAKCGGPSGSYTIGMSQANVAEPYRQRMDDDIRAAAAAVPQFKVNFADAAQDNSKQVEQVDNFLTQQIDLLIISPNEATPLTAPVKRAFDKGIPVLVLDRKVDGDAYTEFIGADNVDIGRQAGQYFANVLLPQGGKIAEIRGLAGSTPAKERGDGFAQGIQGHNVQIVATQDGDWLRDKGQQQADAILKAHPDIQAIYSQNDPMAEGARIAAQNAGRADLPITGIDGLPIEAGGIKAVEAGRLSATFVYPTGGKEAIDAAKKILLDCQPVPKTQTLGTQLVTKANAAQVYATLNEGK; the protein is encoded by the coding sequence ATGACAAGGAAGTCGGCCATCGTCCTGGGCGCCTGCGTGCTGCTGGCCGCGTGCGGGACGACGCACGAGAACACCGGTGCCGCCGGGCCCAGCTCGGCGGCGAAATGCGGCGGCCCGTCCGGCTCGTACACGATCGGCATGAGCCAGGCCAACGTCGCCGAACCCTACCGGCAGCGGATGGACGACGACATCCGCGCGGCGGCCGCCGCGGTGCCCCAGTTCAAGGTGAACTTCGCCGACGCCGCGCAGGACAACTCCAAGCAGGTCGAGCAGGTCGACAACTTCCTCACCCAGCAGATCGACCTGCTGATCATCAGCCCGAACGAGGCGACGCCGCTCACCGCGCCGGTCAAACGCGCCTTCGACAAGGGCATCCCGGTGCTGGTGCTCGACCGCAAGGTCGACGGCGACGCCTACACCGAGTTCATCGGCGCGGACAACGTCGACATCGGCAGGCAGGCCGGGCAGTACTTCGCGAACGTGCTGCTGCCCCAGGGCGGGAAGATCGCCGAGATCCGCGGGCTCGCCGGTTCCACGCCCGCGAAGGAGCGCGGCGACGGCTTCGCACAGGGCATCCAGGGGCACAACGTCCAGATCGTCGCCACCCAGGACGGTGACTGGTTGCGCGACAAGGGCCAGCAGCAGGCAGACGCGATCCTGAAGGCGCACCCGGACATCCAGGCGATCTACTCCCAGAACGACCCGATGGCCGAAGGGGCCCGGATCGCGGCGCAGAACGCCGGCCGCGCCGACCTGCCGATCACCGGGATCGACGGGCTGCCCATCGAGGCGGGCGGGATCAAGGCCGTCGAGGCTGGCCGGCTCTCGGCGACGTTCGTCTATCCCACGGGCGGCAAGGAGGCGATCGACGCGGCGAAGAAGATCCTGCTCGACTGCCAGCCGGTGCCCAAGACCCAGACCCTGGGCACGCAGTTGGTCACCAAGGCCAACGCCGCCCAGGTCTACGCAACCCTCAACGAGGGCAAGTAG
- a CDS encoding RES family NAD+ phosphorylase, with translation MARLPLPPRRSVLVAQLHDEDVVAVHPATRLVRIFSAHSSHPQRWNSFRHTGPLPHGRFDQQQPGHRGAPVHDPDNGVVYFGLSVRTSVAEVFQTTSIVDRRTRGPQLVVVRPTRTLRLLDLSGLWPTRVGASQEISSGPKKITQAWARAIREAFDDLDGLWYRSSMDGGGPAVCLWDPPAAEALPAEPDVLLPLDHPGLDIPLGRVCEQLNYVLLS, from the coding sequence ATGGCCCGGCTTCCCCTGCCGCCCCGGCGTTCGGTGCTGGTCGCCCAGCTGCACGACGAGGACGTCGTCGCCGTGCACCCCGCGACCCGGCTGGTCCGCATCTTCAGCGCGCACTCCTCGCACCCGCAGCGCTGGAACTCCTTCCGGCACACCGGTCCGCTGCCGCACGGGCGGTTCGACCAGCAGCAGCCGGGACATCGCGGGGCTCCGGTGCACGACCCGGACAACGGCGTCGTGTACTTCGGCCTCTCGGTGCGCACGAGCGTCGCCGAGGTGTTCCAGACGACGTCCATCGTGGACCGTCGCACCCGGGGGCCGCAGCTGGTCGTGGTGCGCCCGACGCGGACGCTGCGGCTGCTCGACCTGTCCGGGCTGTGGCCGACCCGGGTCGGCGCGTCCCAGGAGATCTCCAGCGGCCCCAAGAAGATCACGCAGGCGTGGGCACGCGCGATCCGCGAGGCGTTCGACGACCTCGACGGGCTCTGGTACCGCTCGTCGATGGACGGCGGCGGGCCCGCGGTGTGCCTGTGGGACCCGCCGGCGGCCGAGGCGCTGCCCGCCGAGCCGGACGTGCTGCTGCCGCTGGACCATCCCGGCCTCGACATCCCGCTGGGCCGGGTCTGCGAGCAGCTGAACTACGTCCTGCTCTCCTGA
- a CDS encoding sugar ABC transporter ATP-binding protein, protein MGDEAAPLVELIGVSKSFGGVHAVRDVDLAIRAGEVHALLGENGAGKSSLMKVLSGELAADHGEIRIDGRPVRLHGPADAQRAGVAMIHQELDLVPALSVAENVFLGREPRTRLGTLDRRRMLADTARLLDRAGVAFDPRRPVEELRTGEQQLVVIVKALSLDARILIMDEPTSALSAREVERLFEVIGELRRSGAGIVYISHRMEEIGRIADRATVLRNGGVVAEFDARSMTAAQASEAMVGRPVHLMFRAAGESAPAQGEELLRVEGLAVRVRRPRPGRREPAGVALSVAKGEIVGLAGLLGAGRTELLETLYGAGPKGAWIGRVLLRGKEIRPRSPRHALKLGIAFVPEDRRISGLALEHSVLANTVLSIMDRIARLGWVPRGREQGVARASTQELGVKLASLRHPVGALSGGNQQKVVLGRSLLTEPALLLLDEPTRGVDVGAKAEIYRLLGEAASRGVGVLLASSEPAELVGVCHRVVVLRGGRSVRELDTAEVSEADLLAAAMGQGSLEDLVAGGAR, encoded by the coding sequence ATGGGCGACGAGGCCGCGCCGCTGGTCGAGCTGATCGGGGTCAGCAAGTCCTTCGGCGGGGTGCACGCCGTCCGCGACGTCGACCTCGCCATCCGCGCGGGCGAGGTGCACGCGCTGCTCGGGGAGAACGGCGCCGGGAAGTCGAGCCTGATGAAGGTGCTCTCCGGCGAGCTCGCCGCCGACCACGGCGAGATCCGGATCGACGGAAGACCGGTGCGCCTGCACGGTCCCGCGGATGCGCAGCGCGCGGGCGTGGCGATGATCCACCAGGAGCTGGACCTGGTGCCCGCGCTGTCGGTCGCGGAGAACGTCTTCCTCGGCCGCGAGCCCAGGACCCGGCTCGGCACCCTCGACCGGCGGCGGATGCTGGCCGACACCGCGCGGCTGCTGGATCGCGCGGGGGTCGCGTTCGACCCGCGGCGGCCGGTCGAGGAGCTGCGCACCGGTGAGCAGCAGCTGGTCGTCATCGTCAAGGCGCTCTCGCTGGACGCCCGGATCCTGATCATGGACGAGCCGACCTCCGCGCTCTCCGCCCGGGAGGTCGAGCGGCTGTTCGAGGTGATCGGCGAGCTGCGGCGCTCGGGCGCCGGGATCGTCTACATCTCGCACCGGATGGAGGAGATCGGCCGGATCGCCGACCGGGCCACCGTGCTGCGCAACGGCGGCGTGGTGGCCGAGTTCGACGCGCGGTCGATGACCGCGGCACAGGCGTCCGAGGCGATGGTCGGACGCCCGGTGCACCTGATGTTCCGCGCCGCCGGGGAAAGCGCGCCGGCACAAGGGGAGGAGCTGCTGCGCGTGGAGGGGCTGGCGGTGCGGGTACGGCGGCCCCGGCCGGGCAGGAGGGAGCCGGCCGGGGTCGCGCTCAGCGTGGCGAAGGGCGAGATCGTCGGGCTGGCCGGGCTGCTCGGCGCCGGCCGCACCGAACTGCTCGAGACCCTGTACGGAGCCGGCCCGAAGGGCGCCTGGATCGGGCGGGTGCTGTTACGGGGCAAGGAGATCAGGCCACGCAGTCCGCGGCACGCGCTGAAGCTGGGCATCGCGTTCGTGCCCGAGGACCGCCGCATCTCGGGGCTCGCACTGGAGCACTCGGTACTCGCGAACACCGTGTTGTCCATTATGGACCGCATCGCGCGGCTGGGCTGGGTGCCGCGAGGCCGTGAACAGGGCGTGGCACGAGCTTCCACACAGGAGCTGGGGGTGAAGCTCGCGTCGCTGCGGCATCCGGTCGGCGCGCTCTCGGGCGGCAACCAGCAGAAGGTCGTGCTCGGGCGCAGCCTGCTCACCGAACCCGCGCTGCTGTTGCTCGACGAGCCGACGCGCGGCGTGGACGTCGGCGCCAAGGCCGAGATCTACCGGCTGCTGGGCGAGGCCGCGAGCCGCGGGGTGGGCGTGCTGCTCGCCTCGTCCGAGCCTGCCGAGCTGGTCGGGGTCTGTCATCGCGTCGTGGTGCTGCGCGGCGGGCGCAGCGTGCGGGAGCTGGACACCGCGGAGGTGTCCGAGGCCGATCTGCTCGCCGCCGCGATGGGGCAGGGCAGCCTGGAGGACCTGGTCGCGGGAGGGGCGCGATGA
- a CDS encoding LacI family DNA-binding transcriptional regulator, protein MATISDVARRAGVSTATVSRALNGKSTVDPVLVARVRAAADELGYHPNGLARNLRRQETAVLALIISDVENPFFTAIARGVEDTAQTAGYSVVLCNSDENPEKEQRYIDVALQERVAGVVLSPTDVSSSVERLRQRGTPVVAVDRPLVECDQVLVDSRLAAREATEHLISSGYTRIGCVTGPAGVRTADDRLAGYRDALDAAGRGPRLERRAEYRASGGRQATEDLLGDAPDALLVANSAMAIGVLEALGEAGLRLGRDVGVVAFDDVPWATLIDPPLTVVAQPAREIGAEAARLLLARIGEPATPPVATTLAAHLIERGSTRRG, encoded by the coding sequence GTGGCGACCATCAGCGACGTGGCCAGACGGGCCGGCGTCTCCACGGCGACCGTGTCCAGGGCGCTCAACGGCAAGTCCACAGTGGACCCCGTCCTGGTCGCGCGGGTGCGGGCGGCGGCCGACGAGCTGGGCTACCACCCCAACGGCCTCGCCCGGAACCTGCGCCGCCAGGAGACCGCGGTGCTCGCGCTGATCATCTCCGACGTGGAGAACCCGTTCTTCACCGCGATCGCGCGCGGCGTCGAGGACACCGCGCAGACGGCCGGGTACTCGGTCGTGCTGTGCAACTCCGACGAGAACCCGGAGAAGGAGCAGCGCTACATCGACGTCGCGCTGCAGGAGCGGGTGGCCGGCGTGGTGCTGTCCCCGACCGACGTCTCCTCCAGTGTCGAGCGGCTCCGTCAACGCGGCACCCCCGTGGTCGCGGTCGACCGGCCGCTGGTCGAATGCGACCAGGTCCTCGTGGACAGCAGGCTGGCCGCGCGGGAGGCCACCGAGCACCTCATCTCCTCCGGGTACACCCGGATCGGTTGCGTCACCGGCCCCGCCGGGGTGCGCACGGCCGACGACCGGCTCGCCGGGTACCGCGACGCGCTCGACGCCGCCGGGCGCGGGCCGCGGCTGGAGCGGCGGGCCGAGTACCGCGCCTCCGGCGGCAGGCAGGCGACCGAGGACCTGCTCGGGGACGCGCCGGACGCGTTGCTCGTGGCGAACAGCGCGATGGCGATCGGCGTTCTGGAGGCCCTCGGTGAGGCGGGCCTGCGGCTGGGCCGGGACGTCGGCGTGGTCGCGTTCGACGACGTCCCGTGGGCGACCCTGATCGACCCGCCGCTCACCGTCGTCGCGCAGCCGGCGCGCGAGATCGGCGCGGAGGCGGCCCGCCTGCTGCTCGCCCGCATCGGCGAGCCCGCCACGCCGCCCGTCGCCACCACCCTGGCCGCCCACCTCATCGAGCGCGGCAGCACCCGGCGCGGGTGA
- a CDS encoding L-fucose/L-arabinose isomerase family protein, with amino-acid sequence MARIGVISISDGRDHVHARNAGFIQSKQDALVRSLRAAGHEVVAGSDLVATNTLATSVARGVAAADVDVTVFYYAVWSFPHFTMLAADATRSPLILVASTDPTEPGLVGMLAAGGALDQIGRTHTRLWGAPDDAELAANVGVQARAASAVASLRGSTFGRFGGRPMGMNTAVANTDQWMRQFGIDVEEIDQYELVLRAERADAGEAAKAREWIEANAAGVHYDGKKLTPELLERQIRSYLAIRDIIAERDLDFSGIKGQPELTEHFATMDVTEAVLNDPYDWNGPKDVHVTATEADMDGALTMQLFHKITGTPVLFADVRHYHADRDIWDLCNSGQHATWFAARSDDPAENLAKVNFYPEVFFFPAGGASVQHIAAPGQMTLGRLTRQAGEYRLQLMLGEFESYDDATNDRLMRQSTPEWPHAFARLDAPGEVFLSNFGANHIHAVPGDVRAEMRAAAQLLGVRVDEWTRG; translated from the coding sequence GTGGCCCGCATCGGCGTCATCAGCATTTCCGATGGGCGTGACCATGTGCACGCCCGCAACGCCGGGTTCATCCAGTCCAAACAGGACGCGCTGGTCAGGTCACTGCGCGCGGCGGGGCACGAGGTGGTCGCGGGCAGTGACCTCGTCGCCACCAACACCCTGGCCACCTCGGTCGCGCGCGGGGTCGCGGCCGCCGACGTCGATGTCACCGTCTTCTACTACGCGGTGTGGAGCTTCCCGCACTTCACGATGCTGGCCGCCGACGCCACGCGCAGCCCGCTGATCCTCGTGGCCAGCACCGACCCGACCGAGCCCGGGCTGGTCGGCATGCTCGCCGCCGGCGGGGCGCTCGACCAGATCGGCCGCACGCACACGCGGCTGTGGGGCGCGCCCGACGACGCGGAGCTGGCCGCGAACGTCGGCGTGCAGGCGCGTGCGGCCAGCGCGGTCGCGTCGCTGCGTGGCTCGACCTTCGGCCGCTTCGGCGGCCGTCCGATGGGGATGAACACGGCCGTCGCGAACACCGACCAGTGGATGCGTCAGTTCGGCATCGACGTCGAGGAGATCGACCAGTACGAGCTGGTCCTGCGCGCCGAGCGGGCCGACGCCGGCGAGGCGGCGAAGGCCAGGGAGTGGATCGAGGCGAACGCGGCGGGCGTGCACTACGACGGCAAGAAGCTCACCCCGGAGCTGCTGGAGCGCCAGATCCGCTCGTACCTGGCGATCCGCGACATCATCGCCGAGCGCGACCTGGACTTCTCCGGGATCAAAGGTCAGCCGGAGCTGACCGAGCACTTCGCGACCATGGACGTCACCGAGGCCGTCCTCAACGACCCGTACGACTGGAACGGGCCCAAGGACGTGCACGTCACCGCCACCGAGGCGGACATGGACGGCGCGCTCACCATGCAGCTGTTCCACAAGATCACCGGCACCCCGGTGCTGTTCGCCGACGTGCGGCACTACCACGCCGACCGCGACATCTGGGACCTGTGCAACTCCGGGCAGCACGCCACCTGGTTCGCCGCCCGCAGCGACGACCCGGCCGAGAACCTCGCCAAGGTCAACTTCTACCCGGAGGTGTTCTTCTTCCCGGCCGGTGGCGCCTCGGTGCAGCACATCGCCGCGCCCGGGCAGATGACGCTGGGACGGCTGACGCGCCAGGCGGGGGAGTACCGGCTGCAGCTCATGCTGGGCGAGTTCGAAAGCTACGACGACGCCACGAACGACCGGCTGATGCGGCAGTCCACCCCGGAGTGGCCGCACGCGTTCGCCCGGCTGGACGCGCCCGGCGAGGTGTTCCTGTCGAACTTCGGCGCCAACCACATCCACGCCGTGCCGGGCGATGTCCGTGCCGAGATGCGTGCGGCCGCGCAGCTGCTGGGCGTCCGGGTCGATGAGTGGACTCGTGGCTGA
- a CDS encoding TerC family protein has protein sequence MTVPVWLWLATVAGLLILIAIDLVIVDHKPHEVTTGEAAKWVVFYVSCAVLFGAGVWIFAGHDPGIQFFTGYITEYSLSVDNLFIFMVIMASFKVPAIHQHRVLLIGILLALAMRSVFIAVGAALIAQFVWVFFLFGAVLLWTAASMLRGNEDKDEYHENAVTRWVRKIYPVSDSYDGHRMFVKREGRRLMTPMFLVIIAIGSADLLFAVDSIPAIFGITQEAFLVFTANAFALMGLRQLFFLLGGLVNKLVYLSYGLAVILAFIGAKLVLHALHEYHLAPDWLDINNWISLGVIVVVLTITTVASLAKSRRNAAREAASAQAGDR, from the coding sequence ATGACCGTCCCTGTGTGGCTCTGGCTCGCGACCGTTGCGGGCCTGCTCATCCTGATCGCGATCGATCTGGTGATCGTCGACCACAAGCCCCACGAGGTGACCACCGGTGAAGCGGCCAAATGGGTCGTGTTCTACGTGTCGTGCGCGGTGCTCTTCGGCGCCGGGGTGTGGATCTTCGCGGGGCACGACCCCGGCATCCAGTTCTTCACCGGCTACATCACCGAGTACTCGCTGTCGGTCGACAACCTGTTCATCTTCATGGTGATCATGGCGTCGTTCAAGGTGCCCGCGATCCACCAGCACCGGGTGCTGCTCATCGGCATCCTGCTGGCGCTGGCCATGCGCAGCGTCTTCATCGCGGTCGGCGCGGCGCTGATCGCGCAGTTCGTGTGGGTGTTCTTCCTCTTCGGCGCGGTCCTGCTTTGGACGGCCGCCAGCATGTTGCGCGGCAACGAGGACAAGGACGAGTACCACGAGAACGCGGTGACCCGCTGGGTGCGCAAGATCTACCCGGTCAGTGACTCCTACGACGGGCACCGGATGTTCGTCAAGCGCGAGGGCAGGCGGCTGATGACGCCGATGTTCCTCGTGATCATCGCGATCGGCAGCGCCGACCTGCTCTTCGCCGTCGACTCGATCCCGGCCATCTTCGGCATCACCCAGGAGGCCTTCCTGGTCTTCACCGCCAACGCGTTCGCCCTGATGGGCCTGCGGCAGCTGTTCTTCCTGCTCGGCGGGCTGGTGAACAAGCTCGTGTACCTCTCCTACGGGCTGGCGGTGATCCTCGCGTTCATCGGCGCGAAGCTGGTGCTGCACGCGTTGCACGAGTACCACCTGGCGCCGGACTGGCTCGACATCAACAACTGGATCTCGCTCGGGGTGATCGTCGTCGTGCTGACCATCACGACCGTCGCGAGCCTGGCCAAGAGCAGGCGCAACGCCGCCAGGGAAGCCGCGTCGGCGCAGGCGGGCGACCGGTAG
- a CDS encoding S9 family peptidase, whose amino-acid sequence MRPSDIELLSTPSTPALHGDLLLTGVSTPDPEGNVYRGALWRVGLDGTVRPWTHGERDSAPVISPDGRWAAFLRAAEAKSSPQLYVMPSDGGDARRLTDLPLGAGHPVWAPDSRRIAFTARVPEPGRYGVPTATGEKPEPGEEAPRHIKRFDYRIDNIGFLRDRPERLFVVDALEPADEPTPLTDEQVDVSEPVWTPDGQTILVVAPRDWGAAQTEESDLYAVPLAGGEPRLAVRSAGGVEKATVGEDGTVWFIGAEFTWPYAEARNPGLWAARLSGEAATPRRLTDAETVHCFAGAGAPAVFGDELLVAVLNRGAVELRAVPRDAEEAPLDKLAVLAGERAAVRSFAVDGDRIAAVVARPDSTGDVVLISGGAQQVLTDWSKPLRDKGIRPLEELTASTPDGYPVHGWLVEPEGDGPHPVLLVVHGGPFAAYDWGLFDEAQVYASAGYAVVLANPRGSAGYGQSHGRAIVRAFGTVDVDDLLALLDSALERPGLDASRVGVMGGSYGGFMTSWLASHHGERFRAAWSERAVNAWDSMVGSSDIGWSFVDAYIGGDLATQLDRSPLTYADRIGIPFMVVHSEHDWRCPVEQAQRLYVALKRNGADVEMLLFPGEGHELSRSGKPRHRVQRLEAVLEWWSRHL is encoded by the coding sequence ATGCGCCCCTCCGACATCGAACTGCTGTCCACTCCGAGCACGCCGGCCCTGCACGGGGATCTGCTGCTCACCGGAGTCTCCACCCCCGACCCCGAAGGCAACGTCTACCGCGGTGCCCTGTGGCGGGTCGGCCTCGACGGGACCGTCCGGCCGTGGACCCACGGCGAGCGCGACTCCGCGCCCGTCATCTCGCCCGACGGGCGCTGGGCCGCCTTCCTGCGCGCGGCCGAGGCGAAGTCGTCGCCGCAGCTGTACGTCATGCCGTCCGACGGCGGCGACGCGCGGCGGCTGACCGACCTGCCGCTGGGCGCGGGCCACCCCGTGTGGGCGCCGGACTCGCGGCGGATCGCCTTCACCGCACGGGTTCCGGAGCCGGGGCGCTACGGCGTGCCGACGGCGACGGGCGAGAAGCCCGAGCCGGGCGAGGAGGCGCCGAGGCACATCAAGCGGTTCGACTACCGCATCGACAACATCGGTTTCCTGCGCGACCGGCCGGAGCGGTTGTTCGTCGTGGACGCGCTCGAGCCCGCGGACGAGCCGACGCCGCTCACCGATGAGCAGGTGGACGTGTCCGAACCGGTGTGGACCCCCGACGGCCAGACGATCCTCGTCGTCGCGCCCCGCGACTGGGGTGCCGCGCAGACCGAGGAGAGCGACCTCTACGCCGTGCCCCTCGCCGGGGGAGAGCCGCGGCTCGCGGTCCGCAGCGCGGGTGGCGTCGAGAAGGCGACCGTTGGCGAGGACGGCACGGTCTGGTTCATCGGCGCCGAGTTCACCTGGCCCTACGCCGAGGCGCGCAACCCCGGGCTCTGGGCCGCGCGGTTGTCCGGCGAGGCCGCGACCCCGCGGCGGCTGACCGACGCCGAGACGGTGCACTGCTTCGCCGGCGCGGGCGCGCCCGCGGTCTTCGGCGACGAGCTGCTGGTGGCTGTGCTGAACCGGGGCGCGGTCGAGCTGCGGGCGGTGCCGCGCGACGCCGAGGAGGCTCCGCTGGACAAGCTCGCCGTGCTCGCCGGGGAGCGCGCGGCGGTGCGGTCCTTCGCCGTGGACGGCGACCGGATCGCCGCCGTGGTGGCCCGCCCGGACAGCACCGGTGACGTCGTGCTCATCTCCGGCGGCGCCCAGCAGGTGCTCACCGACTGGTCGAAGCCGTTGCGGGACAAGGGGATCCGGCCGCTGGAGGAGCTGACGGCCAGCACGCCCGACGGCTACCCGGTGCACGGCTGGCTCGTCGAGCCCGAGGGCGACGGCCCGCACCCGGTGCTCCTGGTCGTGCACGGCGGCCCGTTCGCCGCCTACGACTGGGGCCTGTTCGACGAGGCGCAGGTGTACGCGTCGGCGGGGTACGCGGTCGTGCTGGCGAACCCGCGGGGTTCGGCGGGCTACGGGCAGAGCCACGGCCGCGCGATCGTGCGCGCCTTCGGCACCGTCGACGTCGACGACCTGCTGGCGCTGCTGGACTCCGCGCTGGAACGGCCCGGGCTCGACGCGTCGCGGGTCGGCGTGATGGGCGGTTCCTACGGCGGGTTCATGACCAGCTGGCTCGCGTCGCACCACGGCGAGCGGTTCCGCGCCGCGTGGAGCGAGCGGGCCGTCAACGCCTGGGACTCGATGGTCGGCAGCTCCGACATCGGCTGGTCCTTCGTCGACGCCTACATCGGCGGCGACCTGGCCACGCAGCTCGACCGCAGCCCGCTGACCTACGCCGACCGCATCGGCATCCCGTTCATGGTGGTGCACTCCGAGCACGACTGGCGCTGCCCGGTCGAGCAGGCGCAGCGGCTGTACGTGGCGCTCAAGCGCAACGGCGCGGACGTGGAGATGCTGCTGTTCCCGGGAGAGGGGCACGAACTGAGCCGCTCGGGCAAGCCACGGCATCGGGTCCAGCGGCTCGAGGCGGTCCTCGAGTGGTGGTCGCGGCACCTGTAG